The following proteins are co-located in the Candidatus Zixiibacteriota bacterium genome:
- a CDS encoding MerR family transcriptional regulator has translation MMYTDTMENNNGYPIKVAARMTGLTAHIIRAWEKRYQALVPKRTSGNRRIYSEQDIKKLNLLRDATSLGFRIGEIANNSIEQLEKLIEDAGGAKPSGGEKTGNISGHESAYVERAIRAILDYDDAGLEELLEKAMVDLGEVNVVEKVIVALLQRIGDMWESGEMRTSQEHMASAIIRTFIGNLISLNSDLSGAPHLLVTTPTSHVHENGALVAAMIGSSDGWRVTYLGPDLPAEEIAAAAHRKNSRAVALSLIYPADNPPLVAEIKKIRKLLPDGTFMVLGGHAAESYRPLLTDLNDVVIGDLADFRKLLRKLR, from the coding sequence ATGATGTATACTGACACCATGGAAAACAACAACGGCTACCCGATCAAGGTAGCGGCTCGGATGACCGGTCTGACGGCCCATATAATCCGGGCCTGGGAAAAGCGGTACCAGGCGCTGGTACCAAAGAGAACATCCGGTAATCGCAGGATATACTCAGAGCAGGATATCAAAAAGCTCAATTTGCTGCGTGATGCCACTTCGCTCGGTTTTCGAATCGGTGAAATCGCTAATAATTCGATCGAGCAGTTGGAAAAATTAATCGAGGATGCCGGTGGTGCAAAACCTTCTGGTGGAGAAAAAACGGGAAATATCTCTGGTCATGAATCGGCCTATGTCGAACGCGCTATCAGGGCGATTCTGGATTACGACGATGCCGGTTTGGAAGAGCTGCTTGAGAAGGCGATGGTTGATCTGGGCGAGGTCAACGTGGTCGAAAAAGTCATTGTAGCTTTATTGCAGAGGATCGGCGATATGTGGGAGAGTGGTGAGATGCGTACTTCGCAGGAGCATATGGCTTCTGCCATTATCCGCACTTTCATAGGCAACCTGATCAGCCTGAATTCGGATCTCAGTGGTGCGCCTCACCTTTTGGTTACAACCCCGACCAGTCATGTTCATGAAAATGGTGCCCTGGTGGCGGCCATGATCGGTTCTTCCGACGGCTGGCGGGTGACCTATTTAGGCCCCGATCTGCCTGCCGAGGAGATTGCCGCGGCCGCTCACAGGAAAAACTCACGGGCGGTCGCCCTCAGCCTTATTTATCCAGCTGATAATCCTCCTCTGGTGGCGGAGATCAAGAAGATTCGCAAGCTTTTGCCGGACGGGACTTTCATGGTACTGGGAGGCCACGCGGCAGAATCATACCGTCCGCTTCTGACGGATTTGAATGATGTCGTCATCGGTGATTTGGCCGACTTTCGAAAACTGCTTCGAAAACTTCGGTAG